One stretch of Hemibagrus wyckioides isolate EC202008001 linkage group LG01, SWU_Hwy_1.0, whole genome shotgun sequence DNA includes these proteins:
- the cluap1 gene encoding clusterin-associated protein 1 homolog: MSFRDLRNFTEMMRALGYPRLISMENFRTPNFPLVAEILLWLVKRYEPQMEIPSDIDTESDRVFFIKAVAQFMATKAHIKVNLKRLYQADGYAVKEMLKITSVLYNAMKTNETGGDKPSSDDTSSKFTFTLASKIADLKAVRQLGSEITAKGAALYDLLGREQDLRENRTVAIARPLEIMEVERALRAAVKDVMESVQKTKEMLNNVASDEASLEAKIEKKKQELERNQKRLQTLQGVRPAFMEEYEKIEEELQKQYETYVKKFHSLCSLEQQMEEYHRLEQDRFEEMENSMKTMQNKLREEDRRLMTSGVREEDSDMEIPEDEGSDSDIDEERPSKPFPLRNAQIPGRAGGRLIGNMQGGDSDESDDSEIDVDDDDDDDDEEEDEGNEDLDEENRSLEGSASTHNRPTRSLHPQILEESDNDF, from the exons ATGTCGTTCAGAGATCTAAGAA ATTTTACAGAGATGATGCGTGCACTCGGCTACCCTCGCCTGATCTCCATGGAGAACTTCAGGACTCCAAATTTTCCTCTGGTAGCAGAGATCCTCTTGTGGCTTGTCAAGAG ATATGAGCCACAGATGGAGATCCCCAGTGACATTGACACAGAGTCGGACAGAGTGTTCTTCATCAAAGCCGTGGCTCAATTCATG gcgaccaaggctcatatCAAAGTGAACCTGAAGCGTCTGTACCAGGCGGACGGCTACGCGGTGAAAGAGATGCTGAAAATCACCAGCGTCCTCTACAACGCCATGAAGACCAACGAGACAGGCGGCGACAAGCCCAGCTCCGACGACACCAGCAGCAAATTCACATTCACCCTGGCGTCCAAG atagcAGATTTAAAGGCAGTGCGTCAGCTTGGCTCTGAGATCACAGCCAAGGGGGCAGCCCTGTACGACCTCCTGGGGCGCGAGCAGGACCTGAGAGAGAACAGGACTGTTGCCATCGCTAGACCACTGGAGATCATGGAGGTGGAAAGAGCGCTCCGAGCAGCTGTGAAAGACGTCAtg gagagtgTGCAGAAGACCAAGGAGATGTTGAATAACGTGGCGTCTGATGAGGCGAGTCTGGAAGCCAAaatagagaagaaaaaacaagagcTGGAGAGAAACCAGAAGCGCTTACAGACTCTACAGGGCGttcg GCCAGCATTCATGGAGGAGTACGAGAAGATCGAGGAGGAGCTGCAAAAGCAGTATGAGACGTACGTGAAGAAATTCCACAGCCTGTGTTCCCTAGAGCAGCAGATGGAAGAGTATCACCGACTGGAGCAGGATCGCTTTGAG GAAATGGAAAATTCCATGAAAACGATGCAAAACAAGCTACGTGAGGAAGACCGGAGACTCATGACGAGTGGag TGCGAGAGGAAGACTCCGACATGGAGATCCCAGAAGACGAAGGCTCAGACAGTGACATAGACGAAGAACGTCCATCCAAACCATTTCCCCTTCGGAATGCGCAGATACCAG GTCGAGCTGGTGGACGTCTCATTGGCAACATGCAGGGAGGAGACTCGGATGAA TCGGACGACAGCGAGATCGACGTGGACGACGAtgacgacgacgatgatgaagaggaagacgAGGGAAACGAAGACCTGGACGAAGAAAACAGAAGTCTGGAAGGCTCCGCCTCCACGCACAACCGACCAACCAGATCACTGCACCCTCAGATACTGGAGGAGAGCGACAATGACTTCTAA